DNA from Octopus sinensis unplaced genomic scaffold, ASM634580v1 Contig10079, whole genome shotgun sequence:
TACGCCTTCCAAAACTTTGGATTTCTCTTATCCAGCATTCGGCATTCCTTCCTCCTtatgtttctattttcttcttgccATTTCTACTATCATCATCTTGAGATTGTTGATTTCAATTTTTAGCTGGTTTCTGACCCCCACGTTGGAGCATCTCCTTTTGTGATTTTGAAGGGCTGGATGGCACAATGAAAAATACttcaaatttttttagaaaacgAAACGAATAGTAAAGTTAGAGTCGGAAATACATTTAAGTTTGGGAATAAGAATAGGGCTAAGGACAGTCTTTGGGATAGGGATAGGAATTAGCGTTAAGTAGAAATTTGATATGGTTAGGGATTAGTTTAGGAAGATTTTTGGTATAGTGTTCGGGATTTATTGGCCTATGAAATCATTGGTGTTAGGGTTAAGAATAGGATTTGTTTAGGTACCTAGTTTATCTAATTACCGAATAGTTAgacatgtttttattctttttaaatacGAAAAATTATATCATCTTTTTTAATCTTTGAGAGTGTATCTTTATATGAAATCCATCACTGTTAAATATCATGACAAAATGTTTCAATGATTTTCACAAATGAAGAATATGGGCTTTCAAATTTCTCTAGTATAAGAGATGGATTTGTCCCATAATCAAGCATTGTCATCTGTTCAGTATCATCCATCGAAATGACTAGTTTCTTGATGTTTGCATCCTTTAGATATATGTGCCCCTGAATAAGCACAAAAGATTCAGCTTTCTAAATTAGCCTTCGTTTGCGTAATCTGTCGTTTATCTGTGGAATCTCCCCTTTGAGGATTTTCTTTAATTCGTTATATTCAATCTGATCTTGAACGAAGCATCTTTGGTTTGAttgtggcatggtttcaacaAATCGAAAGTAAGTGTGAAACGGGATTAAAAATGTTATGATTCTGGTACGCtgcttaaattatattaaatagattttatatattatagatattggaATATTATCTCAATGGTAATAacgttattttgtatttcttattgCATTTAGTAGCTTAAGACTAAGCTATGGATAATGGATTCGgacggtcgtgagttcgattccgaaggaggacagttttcatcctggggctaattctcgttatcgttcccctgcccgtgaggcaacgagtacttctggcacgacacagttggaaatggggatctcttaccttccgggcttagcgtggcgttacggggtccaccatgtcagttggaaattccttcggatatggcaacgctcaggaggcacttaatgcctaccgaaaaaggactcttagctcctcagaccctgggacatcgtcgtctcaggccgatcttgcgggaaggattgaacctttcagaaggatctccctcgtttggatcggcattcacgggaataactataattaactggctttgcccgtgtttggtcttcaaataaattaaaaaaaataaataaaaataaatatatgcgcgTCGCACTCGCGACATAATATCATCAACGTAGGAGAGTAAGATGTCGTCCTGGTGAGTAGAGATTAGAATATCGCTCATATAAAGGTTGACAGAATTGGAGACAGTGATGATCCTTGAGGCACACCGTCTGGTAGCTGTTTAAACAGTGTTTATTCGCCATGATATACAAGCCCTCGACGTTTACACAATCAATTTGCTATTGAGGTTCAATTGGATATTTGAGGTAAAAATCTTGCGGATAAGGGTCTTTCTGGAGACTGAATTGAACGCTTTTTGTATGTCTACTGAGCAAAGGGTTGTTTTTTTGGATAGATTTGGTTTTAAAGCCTTCAAATACCCAACCGAACTTCAAAATATGGCTAGCAAATTGAAGTTCAAGTACAAAAatccattaaaaataaaatcatttatttaatataaaatgtaCTTATCGTTTTATAAAGATTATCTTTAACAGTAACTATAATTTTGTACAAAGTTGTATTTTTtcatttggaaatattttatgaACAATATTCATAGATAGTttgtggaaaaaattaaaatttttatttgcgCATCGATTCAAACTGTTTGAAAATGATTGGATCAATAATTGATTGTCATTAGATATATGGTTTTCTAACtacaaaattgaaacaaaaataccGTGTTTTTTAAttccaaaaaatatttatttttaataatataatcctTTTCTTTATAAACTTTtttgatttcattgttttttagtaaaacaattttttcaattttattatttgaatcgttttccaaattttcaaaaatatttttttcaatttgtttattgATTGTATTATCCttttcaaaaattatatttttaggtTCTTTGTCGTTTtcgtttaaaatgttatttttttgtgcCGAAAAGTCGAATTTGAATAATGAAGCTTTTTCTCCTGCCTGAGTCATTTCCAAATTGTCGTTGTCTTGAAAATCATTTCTTCGTTACATTTAaattgaaatacatttttttatttttttgtgacaTAAATTGTTCGATAAGTTGAACGAttgcagatttttttttactttttttcaaaaAACAATGCCGAAGTAAATTTGAAGCCGTCGGTCTCTACAAAATTATCATCAACATGACATCATTTGGATTTCTGTTCAAACAGAGGTCTACAAACTGCTGAATTTGAGCCGAAAAACGTTCAGTAGGCAATTTTGGCGGATGGCTGACCGTGATAAGAAACAAGGCTTTCATAACGGGAATATCAGAAAAAGGTGGTTTGCCCAACGCCATCTCAATGCACATAATTCCTAAACTCCATATATCAACCTAGATTTATTAGATCACACTACTTTATAGCCATATTCTGATTCTTTAATGATTTCTGGGGCCATCCAAAGCGGAGTTCCCACGAATGTGTTAAATTTATTTCGAGTGTTATTAAAAGATCTACTAAATCCAAAATCTGTTAATTTAATTTCTGCATTCGATGATACAAGAATATTTGCAGCTTAAAAGTAcaaattaaaatgattaaaacaTTTGATATCTCGATGAACCCACCCACAATTGTGAAGATACTCCAAACCGCATGCAATTTCCTTACAAAAAACGCAAATTTCATATTCCTTGAATGTCCTCATTTTTATAAGTTGAGAAAGAGTGCCGACTTGCATATATTCCATAACAATCCACAATTTCGAGTTCTTGAGGTTACAGCTAATTACTCACCCTGAGAATAGATTcgtgatatgaaattatatttggaCATTTACATTCCAGCAATGCATTTATTTCTCCTTGAATGCATTCGATTTTTGTTTCGGCAAAATTCAGGTCGACAATTTTAATTGCTACATTCTTTTTTGAATTTATATCGACAGCTCGATAGACAGTGGCGTAGGCACCTTTTCCTAATAATTCTTctaactgatattttttttgagGATTCATAATACGAAAATGAGATTTTTTGCGGCAAaatcttaaaaaataatttcttaacgaaataaaaattccttttaaatgtcaaaattataaatcaaaatttaaaatggcaaaacaataattaaatttaaCTAGTGCGGTTAACCCCAAATCGATTTTTTAAAATACCCAATTtatattaactttaaaaaaacataaaaactcaTATTTTAtccaacaacaaatattttataatgaaaaaaCGGGGTatttttttagaaaagaaaataaattttaacacaatttaagttattaaattaatatttttagtaatttgagtaataataaataacaaaaagcaaCCCTATTGCATCTCAATAATATTAGTTAGATATCTtagaaaaatttaatttcaaaaaactaatatttaatcctttattaataaaaaaactaatCAACTAAGTAATTTTCTCACTAAGtccatacccttcaaagtgagcAGAGGATAGCATTCCACGCACCTCCATCTCTTCTTCATTCTCTTCTCTGGCATTGTAGACCTCCGAGAAAGTGCAGTCCAGCGCCTCTCGCTGACTAAATGTATGCGAAGGAGATCATTTTGCAAGCGaaggagatccttctgaaaggttcgaGCCTCCTCACAATAATCGGACTGAGACGAAAATGTCCCAAGGTCAGAGTTCTAGAAGTCCTTTTTCGGTAGCTCCTGAGCGTTTCCATATCCGATTGGAagttccaactgacatggtggacccaTAACACCACGCTAAGACCGGaaggaaggtaagagatccccatttTTCAACTGTGTCGTGTCAGAAGTACTCGTTGCCTTGCGGGCAAGGGAACGATAACGAAAATTGACCCCAGCTGAAAAATTAGCCTTCTTCGGATTCGAACTCACGACTCTCCAGATCCTGATCTAAACCTTCAGTCAAAGGAGCTTTAAAATTACCGATGGAACACAAGTCCTCATCTCCAAAACTCAAGCTACTTTTTTAGCTGTAAATTCAGAAAACTAATAACAAGAATGTGAAAAGTattcaaaatatgaaattaatgtcattttttgtaaattataaaattatcaatttatttttcatcCGCAACTTTGGTTTTTCAGGTCCTAAGAGAATGACGGCCAGCAAATACGCAGTCCTTGATTCTTCGttcaaaaaaaaccaaaaaaaaatacataactgTATGGAATATTCTTCTAATGAAATGCGATCTCTTCAACGTTccaataaaaaaatttgaaaaaaacaattttttgattttattttgagcCCTCATTATGGATGGACAATCTTCCCAGTATTAGTTTTCAAGCATCTTACTCcgtgtattttaaaatatattccttgaAATTATTTTGAGTGAGAGACTTACATTTTTAATTATCAACAGCTTTCATTGGCGGAGATCAGCACTTTTTAACCAAAtcaaaatttctcttctttttacaaATTTTGCCCAAGATATTTAAAACTTGTACACCTGTGACCGATTCCAAGACGATGCAGAAAAAAATATCACATGTCTTTgatataattaacatttttaaCATAAAAGATGGACAAGTCAATAATCCGAATGTCCCCAGTTATTCTTTGTGGTCAATGTGCTTCATTATGGATTCTTTACATTCATCAACGAACTCGAACACGGTTGTAAGTGATTTTAATGTAtccaaatatttcataaatactCTTAAATGTTTTACTTCATCCAAAGACCAAGAGATTTGTTTCCTTTGTGATTGTTTTAGGTTTCGTAATCGTATGTTAAATCGTATTTTTTTAATTCGTGTTTGCAGGTCAAAAACGTTAACTGCAAAAAACTAGAAAAGACATTCTTTATTTTGCAGTACTTTAATTTATCACAATATATTAACAAAGATGAAAAGTAATCCGAAATCCGTAGGGAaagtcgatttgaatttttcggATTAACGAGGGTTGATTtcatttgttcaaaaaatatcttgctttgattaaaagtccaataatttcattttttaactaCTTTCATTTCTtacctattttttaattgttGTCATGACAAAGCAAAATTTTTTGTTGGCGAATGACCAAATTGACTATTTCTTTCGTCTACTCTCTCATTTGTAAATATCCGAAAGGATAATTCCACTCTAATTAGACTGATTTGGATTTTTTCGCTGTCAGGATGCTGGCCTGTCACGCAAATTAGGAAATAAAagtcataaacaaaacaacaaattagTAATtatcaaattctgccaatttgTTCTCTCGTCTCATCCACGAATGGATTAAAGTCAGAAGTAAGAAGTAAACTCATTCTTAATATTAAAGTTTTCTTATTTCCTCTAGCGTCTTGCGCTTGATCTTATTGGCAATGTAGTTATAGTACGTCTTCAGGATAGACTGAATATCCAAGTAATACAAAAATTCAGccacacaaaatacaaaaattagtcgAAACAGCGTCGATTTGCCTACTTTAAGATTACCGATGGAACACAAGTCCTCATCTCCAAGACCAAAGCTACATTTTTTAGCTCAAACCAAATTATGACTCTTTCAactagttttaatttttttaagtatttcagaaaacatttgattattttatttgtattaataacaTCCGTCTAGTGACTAGACTCAAGTCCATGTGTTGacacaaaatgaacaaaattcaaaaaacttaataaaaatcattttattaatgaaattaattttttctcatccaaaaaaagtttttatttctaataaaaataagtattaagCCCATCATAGCGCATTTTGCGATTTTTCTGTACCAAAGCCTACAAAATTACATCAAACAAATCTAACCACATATAGGCCAGATTTAAAGCTAGATTGTCGTTTGCAAATTTTCTATAAAGAGAATTATCAGTAAAATTGGCCTGATGCTTAAACTTGTGGATAATACTGATATAACAAACTTTGGAAGCTTTCTTGTTCTGAATTGTCCAAAATGTGTGGTTGAGGATGTAAATATCATTCTTTAGTTTAAGTACATTGTTattcaaagaattatttattacatttttgtgACATATGACATTGCAAATATTGGAATTTTTATCAAGAAATCGGTTTTTTAACTTCTAGGTTGTTTtgttaaagaaaatataggagtaCCACATAAGACAAAAACCTAACagacattaataataatttattataaaaaaattaaaaatatatttaatatatataaaaaatattttaataatataagaatataaaatttgataaaaaatgacATATTAGTTccacaaaaaacaaaatcaatgtaAACATTAGTCATCCTCGTCAAAATAGGCCGAATCTGACGAATCTGGACTATCCTTAGACATGATAATTCTCATTAAAACATCTGATTTTTTATACTTGTAGTAGGAATATGAAGCTAGGAATGTTTTATTGACAGTACCATTGGCAAAAATAAAGGATATTAatccaaaaaataaaagaaggctCCGATTTTTACGAATCTGATTAAATCgggctttctttttattttgattttcaatgttttttttgaaCACCTGCAGATCGTCCATTTCAAAGAGTTGAGCCCATCGTTGGGATGGACTGCTAAACCGCataggaaagaaatatatttttgatagattttttaacatttatgaaATAAGCACAACAACAAGAACGCACAATTTAAATGTAACATTTAGATATgattttttaatcaaaataaattattagataacatagtatttatttctttaaatttctagATTCCTACATGGCCATTTTCTGAGGTCGTGGGGGAGACTCGGTCTTTTTAATTCCCCTGGCATGCTTTAACCCGTCTGGCTCTCTTTATTCAGCACAAGCAAGTATTTATTCAACTATACATTTCAAAAGCTTGTTGGCAGAGCAATCCTGCCTACGTTGATTACACAATTACAACCAGCCCAAATTGGGGTCGGTTCACCGGGGGGTTGTGAGGCGGCAGTCCATGCTGTCCGAACATTCACCGAAAAGAACGAGGACACTCTTTTTGTAATCGTCTAAATCGACATTAAAAACGCCTTCAACTCGATACGACGTGATACAATTCTGGAGGATTGCCTCACACATTACCCATCAGTGTACAGCTATATTCATAGCTCTTATGGAAAACCATCTGGTGCACGGCCAATATCACATCCCATCGTTTTCTGGTGTCCAACAAGGAGACCCATTGAGCCCTGCCTTGTTTAGCCTGGGAATTGCCCGTGTCACCAAATATTGTTCGACTCCTCTGAGGGTATGGTATTTGGATGATTGCACAATGGGCGGCCAGCCAAAGGATGTGCTAGATTGCCTAAAAAATCTGATAGCCCAATTGGAATCCCTATGCCTGAACACCAATAAGTGCGAAGTTATCAATTTTTGATTCCCGCAGCCTAAATGGGACCTGATTCTTGAAACATTCAGAGAGATCATCCCTAAAGCCACGGAAACCAAACCAGAACAACTAGAAATACTTGGATGTTCACTCACTGATGCAGGAATCAGTAACACTTTAATAACAAAAGAACATCAactaaaaacaactttcagaCGTTTGGAGTTGCCAGACGCacatacagtaaaacctctcgaatccgccgattttgggaccgaccaaaaaatcggcggattcgagaaatcggcggattcgagaggcaatttaaataatattttatagttgaAATATGAACTTACAATATAgattaagtatttctttttatatacaaatgactgaatacataaaattatttatattcaaaaaaatcagaaattttatttttttaattgattttcttaaCATTTCCCCAATTCGCATAATATTTCATGATCATCTATATCTGCATTTACCTGAGAAGCATAAGTTTTAATAATCTCTAGAGCTCTGAAGGCTTCTGAGAGATCAACTTTTTTCTCATTTGATTCCTCTTCAATAATTGTTTCCtaagtataattattaaataaaatcactaaCTGATTGAACTTTTTTTGACTGTAATGTACCAGCTTGTTCAGATTTGTCTAAAAATTTGATTAGCTCTTCATTTTCAGTATATCCGTAATCAACAAATTCACTATAAGACCTTTTCGATTATATCATTTATTGCTCCACTAGATTAAGTTAAAATTGCTCCACTAGATTCCATTAAGTTATCCATGTTATCATCGCtacatcaatttcattaaatttgagttttggaattctcgtatgtttaattttttgatgTCAGTTCTATTCAAAAGGTCCGATTTTGATTTAAGGTCGTTTATAGTTCTaggagaaattttcttttttaaccgtgAAGAAAAAATCCTGGAAATTTGAGATGCAGAAACGAATGGGTTGTCAGAAATATAacgtagtatagaaattttttcgtttataGAAAGTCTAACACAGCGACGCATcagaaaaatacaatttaacgtgtaatgagaattttaaaatgttaattaatttaacttacaattagataaaaaaattatttttcataatacttgagaagcggattcgagaaacaagcggattcaagaatcattcataggaaatttcaaatttttgattaaaacaagcggattcgagaagcggcggattcgagaagcagcggattcgagaggtttcacTGTACCTCCCTATTCCTGCTAAAAAACGCCTTGTCAGCACAGAAACTAAATTACGTTCTTCGGGGTGCACCCTGCTACCTGAAAACGCAACAGCTCGACAATATCGATTGTCTCTTTCGGACCACAATTGAACGCATTACGAATGTGAAATTCGACGACCAAGGATGGGACCAAGCGACCCTACCCGTTTACCTGGGCGGACTGGGAATCACTTCTCCGAATGATCTGGCTTGCCCCGCATATCTATCCTCTTTGGACTCTAGCCAACTGCTGATCAGGATGATTCTCCAACTCCAAACTAAATCATCTGAAATCACAGACATGGAGCATTTGAGAGGGATGATGCCTGAGCAGAAAAATCGTTACAAGACCATCTGCGAGGATAAATACGAGAGGCTTCTGAACCAATCAAGCCAACACAGACGTGCCTGTCTAGTGACTGGAAGATGCGAATCGAGTGGAGCTTGGATCAATGCACTTCCCGTTGATAGTGTCGGAACCCACCTTGACGACGATACTGTCCGCATCAGCACCAGACTTGGACTGGAGATTTGCCAGACTCACAAATGCCGGTGTGGGGCCACCGTCGATTGTTATGGACACCATGCTCTCTCTTGGCGAAGAAGTGCAGGACGATTTCCAAGACACAAGGCGATCAACGAAATTGTCAAGCGAGCCCTGGAGTCTGCAGAATACCCAGCTGTACTGGAACCGGTCGGGCTTGACCGAGGAGATGGAAAACGTCCTGATGGGATCACAATTTTCCCATTTAAAGAGGGGAAACCCCTAGTCTGGGACGCAATCTGTGTGGACACTCTCTGCCCGTCCAACATTGCCGGGAGCGCAGTGGACAGACTGTATGCCGCGGAAAAAACAATGAGggcaaaggagagaaaatatgaagcgCTGCGAGATCGATTCGTGTTCTGTCCGATTGTGGTCGAGACAACTGGAGGAATAAATGGGAAATCGCTTCGCTTCCTAAAGAAGCTTGGACGCTTAGCCACATTAAAAAGCCACGACACACGTGAGACCCGGTGGCTTCTCCAGTTGATCTCCGTTGCTATCGTGAGAGGCAACGGAACGTCAATTATGTTGGCGGGGTCCACTTCGGATAGATGGCTTTGTTAACTTCTAGTAAATAACAGTTTCTTATTTGTATAATTAGTTAAATATACAGTGGGCCCAAAAAGTCATGGCATCACttaataaattttagtattttacgtttttactcataaaatatgaagtattttgacttttaattatttttttgcaaaattaaaaagattatgatttagaaactagttttaaatctttaaaattagcgataattgacaaagaaaaaacatttttttgtgtacatttttgtggTATATCCCACATACCGTATAtggcattattatttattaacccCCAAATTTGCTTAGCAAACACAGCACAAACAGTCACAGCTAACTAATCGAATGAAGAAACCAAGGAAAAAGGAACTGTCAGTGCCGATCAGCATTAGCCTCCGTCGCTGACCTCACATCATTTGTTTTCGGAAGGGTTTCACGTTTCAGATAGCTTTCATGGTTTGATTTTTTGCTAATTTGTTTAATAAAAGTTTacctgtaaaataaaaaatatatttt
Protein-coding regions in this window:
- the LOC115228252 gene encoding serine/threonine-protein kinase pakH-like, giving the protein MVSITIDGGPTPAFVSLANLQSKSGADADSIVVKETIIEEESNEKKVDLSEAFRALEIIKTYASQNDIYILNHTFWTIQNKKASKVCYISIIHKFKHQANFTDNSLYRKFANDNLALNLAYMWLDLFDLEELLGKGAYATVYRAVDINSKKNVAIKIVDLNFAETKIECIQGEINALLECKCPNIISYHESILRVDIWSLGIMCIEMALGKPPFSDIPVMKALFLITVSHPPKLPTERFSAQIQQFVDLCLNRNPNDVMLMIIL